In a genomic window of Muntiacus reevesi chromosome 1, mMunRee1.1, whole genome shotgun sequence:
- the APOBEC1 gene encoding C->U-editing enzyme APOBEC-1, with amino-acid sequence MASDRGPPAGDPTLRRRIEPWEFEFSFDPRKFCKEACLLYEIQWGNSRDVWRHSGKNTTKHVERNFIEKIASERYFCPAISCSIFWYLSWSPCWECSKAIREFLNQHPNVTLVIYVARLFQHMDPQNRQGLKDLFHSGVTIQVMRAPEYDHCWRNFVNYPRGKEAHWPRYPPLWINLYALELYCIISGLPPCLQISRRYQNQLIEFRLILQNCHYQMIPPYILLATGMIQLPMTWR; translated from the exons GTCCTCCAGCGGGAGATCCCACATTGAG GAGAAGAATTGAACCCTGGGAATTTGAATTCTCCTTTGACCccagaaaattctgtaaagagGCCTGTCTGCTCTACGAAATCCAGTGGGGCAACAGCCGGGACGTCTGGCGACACTCGGGCAAAAACACCACCAAGCATGTTGAACgcaattttatagaaaaaattgCTTCAGAAAGATATTTTTGCCCAGCCATCAGCTGCTCCATCTTCTGGTACTTGTCCTGGAGTCCCTGCTGGGAATGCTCCAAGGCCATTAGAGAATTTTTGAATCAGCATCCCAATGTGACCCTAGTTATTTACGTAGCACGGCTTTTCCAGCACATGGATCCGCAAAACCGGCAAGGACTCAAAGACCTGTTTCACAGCGGTGTGACTATCCAGGTCATGAGAGCCCCAG AGTATGATCACTGCTGGAGGAATTTTGTCAACTACCCCCGTGGGAAAGAAGCTCACTGGCCAAGATATCCCCCTCTGTGGATAAACTTGTATGCACTGGAACTCTACTGCATCATTTCA ggTCTCCCTCCCTGCTTACAGATTTCAAGAAGATATCAGAATCAGCTCATAGAGTTCAGACTTATTCTTCAAAATTGTCATTACCAAATGATTCCACCCTATATCCTTTTAGCGACGGGGATGATACAACTTCCTATGACTTGGAGATGA